Genomic segment of Dactylococcopsis salina PCC 8305:
TTACCCAAGAATGATATGCCCTATGGATTGTGCTAGTTAGAGGAATGAGATTTTTTGGATCATCTGCAAACTCAGGTGCTTCTGATTGTCCCTCAATATGGTGAATATCGCATGGATTATTTTTATTAAACTCCACATTACTCAGTAGGCAATATTTAGCATCATTCTGAATTTCGCGCATCGTTTTGTGAACTGATTCCTGTTTATTCGCAGCCCCCTGTAGGGTAGCCACAATAAGGTTTGGATTGTTAGCTAGCTCAGAAGAAATGATGGCGATCGCTGCTCGATACCCAATCGCTTTTTTGGGATTTTCTATACATAACTTCTCTATCAGCACATGGAGTCCTGCGGGTGTTAAATAATCTCCTTCCTTAAAAGGATTTATTAATGCACTGTTTCGCTGAATAATGTTTATTGCTGACTGCCTACTATTAGTTAGTAAAGGGCTGTGCATATAGTGAATTGGTAAGTAAGGCTGACCATTACGGATCATAATGTTTTTAAATAAGGAGTTAAATTTACTTAACTGTCCTTACACCAAAATATTGAGCCTACACTTCAATACTTTCCATATTATCCTAGTATCTTAAACTTAGACACATACAGAGTAACTAAAGGTAACTTATGTAAAATCGTACAAAAGGTTAAGCGTAGTCGCAGTTTTTTGGAGAGAATAAACAGAAAGGAAAGGTAAAGCGCGATCGAGCGTTTTGGGAAGGAGAGCGCGATCGCGTATTTGAATAAACGGAAAGGAAAGTGAAGGCGCGATCAGGTGTTTTGGGAGAAGCAGCGATCGCGCTGATATTCTTTGATACACTGAACTGAAAGGAAATCTTAAATTGCTAATTTACTGTGAGTGAAAGTGTTTACATCGAAACCAGCATCTTGGGACATCTCACTGCGAGACCCACCGATAACCTAATCCTTGCTGCTAACATGAAAGTGACTCAAGACTGGTGGAATGAACACCGTCACTCATTTACACTTTATGCCTCAGAAATCGTTGCTGATGAAGCAACGAAGGGTGATGCAACGATCGCAGCTAAGCGGTTAGAACTTCTACAACCATTAATGTTTCTTCAACTGACAGAGGAAGCCTTTGAACTTTCCCAAGCATTTCTCAAACAAAGTAATTTGCCTGAAAAAGCATTGATTGATTCTCTCCATATGGCATTAGCAACTATTTACGGTTTAAACTATTTGTTAACGTGGAATTGTAAACATATGGCAAATGCCCAACTGCAGCGTAAACTATCCGAGATTAGTTGGAAATTAGGGTATGTTTTACCTGTTATTTGCACTCCTTATGAACTGATTGGATATAACTCGGAGTTTTAAGCTATGTATCGCAACGAAATTCTTGAAGAAATTCATCAATATAGAGATAAATATGCTCAGTCATTTCAATATGATTTAAGATCACTCTTTAATGATTTAAAGAGAAAAGAGTTTGCTCACAAAGACAAACTGGTCAAACTTCCCATGAAGCGTCAAGTTCCTGTAAAGAAAGATTAATCGAGACAAATACCGATTCTAGAAGTGAACAGAACATATCTTGTAGTGCAACAGTTTACATAATAGGCTTTTTCAATTTGTGATTCAGCAATGGGAGTAATTTCAACTTGAAATGTCATACTTGCGCTGCATCTCTTGAGTAAAATCCGCAAAGGGACGAGTTTGTCCCGCATTGAGTTCATCAAATCCTTGCTGAATCCCTGCTAGGGTCTCCAACTGTTCCGCAAGAGAGCGTAACTGAGTTGGGCTTAATTTTCCCGATTCCAAGAATGTCACCAGAACTTGAATCGGGTAAGGTTCGAGAGTCGCCTCTCTCCCCTCCCCTAAGAACCGTACGTGACAGTTTCCCATCATACGGCTCAAGCCTTGCTTCCAACCTTCGTCTTGGTTTTTGAACTGTGTACCTGCTTATGACACGCTTTGTGTAAGTGGATTAAATTCTCAGTGTCGTCTGAGCCACCGTCTTTCACAGGTATTATATGGTGAGTCTCAATTTCTTCCCCGTTATAGAGGCTTTCTCCACAGACAGGACACTTATGTTCTTGCATCTTGGCTACTTGTTCGTATTTGCTACCTTTCGCCCACTTTTGTTTTCCTATCTTGAGGTTTCGTTTTTGCCAATAGTCTCGGAGTGAGGGGTTATCAGGGCTTGCTGTCCCTTTGACCTTGACGTGCCTGATGATAGGAGTGCTACTGATATCGTAGAGCATAAAGAATTTCTCCTTACCTCCGCGACCAGTGCAATAACACGCAAAGCGATTTCTCCCTCGAATCCGATTAAAGTAGCGGTTGAAGACCCACGTTTTTGATTTATTCGGGTGTCGCCGTAACGCCCATTTATAGAGGTAGTGCCACACGCGATTTTCAATGTAGCTAAAGGTTTCTTTGCTTACCACACCTCTGTAGTAGTTAGCAAAACCTCGGAGAAGTGGATTTAGGACTTTGATGACATCTTCTTGGGTGCAAGCCTTCATTTTATTTAGAGTTTCCCCAATCTTTTTACAGAAGGCAAGGACCTTCTTTTTCTGGGGCTTTATCAATAATTTGCCATCGTAGTGGCGTAAGTTGAACCCAAGAAAGTCAAAACCTTCTTCCATCGAGACGATTCTCGTCTTCTCCGCGCTGATTTCCAGACCTCGTTCTGACATCCACTGCTTTATCTGGTCAAGTATATGTTCTAGGCTTTCTTTATCCTTTGAGGTGACCACGAAGTCATCTGCATAACGAATAACTCCGAGCTTCGGATTGACTGATTTAATGAAGTCCTCCAACCCGTGTAATCCAATGTTAGCTAATAGAGGACTAATCACCCCACCTTGTGGTGTTCCCATGTCGGTCGGATTTAGTACACCCTTATCGAGGTAACCAGCTTTTAACCATCCTTCAATTAAGTCTCCACGTGGTACAGACTCGATTGCTGTCAAGATGGCTTCATGGGCAATGTTGTCGAAGAAGCCCTTAATGTCAGCGTCTAGAACCCAGAGGTGTCCACCACTTGGACTTGAATTAAGTCGAATCCAACATTGAGCAATGGCATCGTGACAACTCCGACCGCATCTAAATCCATAGGAGTTAGGCTCGAATACTGCCTCCCACTCGGGTTCTAGTATATTTTTAACCATTGCTTGTGCGACTCTATCCCGTACGGTAGGGATTCCGAGGGGACGTTTCTTCCCGTTAGGTTTGGGTAGGTAAACTCGTCGTGTCGGGTTAGCTTTGGGCATTTCCCAACTGTTCACAAGTTTCACTCGCTCGTCTGGGGTGTTCAGTACCTCCTTATCTACCCCTGCGGTACGCTTTCCTTGATTAATTTGAGTGATTTGTCGCACTGATAATAGCAAATTGGCTCGGCTTCGTAACAACAGCTTCTGCAACCGACGTAATTGCTTCCACTGACCAAGACTTCTAGCACGAAAGATTCTCATACGCAAGTTTCTAACAGACTTCTTGACCTTGCGCCAGTTAATCTGACCCCAGTCTGAAATCTCTCCCCTTAGTCCATTTGTCAACGTTATAGATGACATCTAACTTCTCCTCGGGTTCGTCACCCTTGTAAACTTCACCTTCGTATAAGACCCAAGACAAGTCTGCTATTCCTTTCGGTCAGGGATAATGTTTCAACCCCTATCCATCCCGTTACAGGCTGGCGTTCGCTTTTTGTCTCATCTTCTACCCCCCAGAGAGTTGTAGGTTCGTTGCCTCCCCTCTACTCTTGGCTCGACCAGCCTTGAGACCCTGTGGGGCTTACTCTGTTGCGTCGATTGAACATACGAGTTGGTTAGGATGGCTGACTTTTCTGCGGAAGGAGTAAGTTTCCACGTTGTTACGAACAGACAGCGTAACAACCACCTTCTTACCATTTTGGTCACAGCCTATCAGGGATAATTTGGCTGTTTTCTAGTATGACGCAGTTTAATCATCAGCTTAGACTATGTTCATCCTTCCAATTCTCCTTCTAGCACGGAGACCAGTCAATCCCTACCAGCAACCGTTACATTTGGGGCGTGCATTCCACTGGATTCATTACTTACTACCAGTGTCGCCATTCTCCAAGTGTGGAGAACTTTCCACGAAGGACAGGGGTGGAAATCCCTGTGGTGTAAGGGTTACACCGCTTCAACCGACCAGTTCAGGTCGCACGTCTGTTCACTGACTCCTTGGGGTAATTCACTGATTTGAATGTATCCGTCTTGATAAAATCCTTCAACCGTTTTTGTCATCAGTCAACTCAATCTCAACTTTACTCTATTTTACTCTCTGCGCGATCGCGCTCTGCGTAGTGAGCTTTCGCTCGATCGCGTGTTGGAATAAGCGGAGAAAACTCAACTTTAGAAGAGGAAAAAGCCTAAAATCAGCTATCCTCGTCGAGGACGACCTAATGTTGTAATATACAAAGCCGCTTCGTCTTCTGGAATCCCTAAGACTTCATTCACTTGGTTATCAAAAAATCCTGCAATTCCACTCACACCTAATTTGAGATAAATTGCTACTAAGTTGAGACGTTGTCCGAGATGTCCCGCGTCAAGATGTAAATAACGATAAGCGCGATCGCCGTATAATGTAATTGCTTGTTGGAGATCAGCCGTTTGAAAAATCACCGCCGCCGCATCTCGTCCTAAATCTTGTCCTAAACATAAATAGTGTAATTCTCTCCGAAAGTTTTTAAAGCGAATTTGTCGTAATTCTTGGGAACTCGGCGCATAATAATAACACCCTTCTTCTAAATCCGTTACACCAGATACAGCAACAAAGGTGGAAACTAGATTTAAATCAAAAAAATCTGGAGTTGAGTCTAAACTTTGTC
This window contains:
- the ltrA gene encoding group II intron reverse transcriptase/maturase, whose translation is MSSITLTNGLRGEISDWGQINWRKVKKSVRNLRMRIFRARSLGQWKQLRRLQKLLLRSRANLLLSVRQITQINQGKRTAGVDKEVLNTPDERVKLVNSWEMPKANPTRRVYLPKPNGKKRPLGIPTVRDRVAQAMVKNILEPEWEAVFEPNSYGFRCGRSCHDAIAQCWIRLNSSPSGGHLWVLDADIKGFFDNIAHEAILTAIESVPRGDLIEGWLKAGYLDKGVLNPTDMGTPQGGVISPLLANIGLHGLEDFIKSVNPKLGVIRYADDFVVTSKDKESLEHILDQIKQWMSERGLEISAEKTRIVSMEEGFDFLGFNLRHYDGKLLIKPQKKKVLAFCKKIGETLNKMKACTQEDVIKVLNPLLRGFANYYRGVVSKETFSYIENRVWHYLYKWALRRHPNKSKTWVFNRYFNRIRGRNRFACYCTGRGGKEKFFMLYDISSTPIIRHVKVKGTASPDNPSLRDYWQKRNLKIGKQKWAKGSKYEQVAKMQEHKCPVCGESLYNGEEIETHHIIPVKDGGSDDTENLIHLHKACHKQVHSSKTKTKVGSKA
- a CDS encoding type II toxin-antitoxin system VapC family toxin translates to MSESVYIETSILGHLTARPTDNLILAANMKVTQDWWNEHRHSFTLYASEIVADEATKGDATIAAKRLELLQPLMFLQLTEEAFELSQAFLKQSNLPEKALIDSLHMALATIYGLNYLLTWNCKHMANAQLQRKLSEISWKLGYVLPVICTPYELIGYNSEF